Proteins co-encoded in one Gossypium arboreum isolate Shixiya-1 chromosome 11, ASM2569848v2, whole genome shotgun sequence genomic window:
- the LOC108473165 gene encoding protein SEED AND ROOT HAIR PROTECTIVE PROTEIN: protein MVLNNFLFSAIFMLLLSIVSASDAQYNLKNPDSEKERLLSTMIGIQGIVYCKSRSKLTPLQGAVARITCEGVDEYGYETESLSILSCATDEKGYFIATISPYEVKDQNQSFRNCKAFLELSPSEDCDVPTDDNKGISGAPLVSFQRLHDKNIKLFTVGPFFFVPEQEAKSIPDDGY, encoded by the exons ATGGTACTTAACAATTTCTTATTTTCTGCGATTTTTATGCTTCTTTTGTCAATTGTTTCGGCCAGTGACGCTCAATATAACCTTAAGAACCCAGATTCTGAAAAAGAAAGGCTTCTCTCCACAATGATTGGAATTCAAGGCATTGTTTATTGCAAATCAAGAAGTAAACTCACCCCGCTCCAAG GCGCTGTGGCGAGGATCACCTGTGAGGGTGTGGATGAGTATGGGTACGAAACAGAGTCATTGTCCATCTTGAGTTGTGCAACAGATGAAAAGGGCTATTTCATTGCAACCATATCTCCTTACGAGGTCAAAGATCAAAACCAGAGTTTTAGGAATTGCAAGGCTTTCCTTGAACTCTCTCCCTCCGAGGATTGCGATGTTCCCACTGATGACAACAAAGGCATTTCCGGTGCTCCTCTCGTCTCCTTCCAACGCCTCCACGACAAGAACATCAAGTTATTCACTGTGGGGCCTTTCTTCTTCGTTCCAGAGCAGGAGGCTAAATCAATCCCCGACGATGGATACTGA
- the LOC108473129 gene encoding uncharacterized protein LOC108473129, translating to MEEHKRSCEQGRNNAGGSSIEGLDFVVQEVSSSILYQISRCSNHGTSNVGIIEIPIHNAEQEIIGMTESHDAIGESSRSLSDHNSINVVKSESNDYLMMEAIDIEIENGEVHDYAKQSMVEEKLTPKQSSLSSFEEEEEEEDDDDDDDDDDDDDDDDDDDDEEEEEEEEEEEEDDDDDDDDDDDDDDDDDGDDGDDDNDNDDKYSPTGSFLEEEEEEEEDSLLQSPNSTEEDEEHSPMGSTLEEEEDSPLQSSLSIGEEDEEEYSQMQSSFSTEEEEEEEEDSLLQSSNSTEEDEEHSPVGSILEEEEEDSPLQSSLSTEEEDEEEYSQMQSSFSKKKKKKKKKKKKKKKKKKKKKKAKRCIISLPLSVNKV from the exons ATGGAGGAGCATAAGAGAAGTTGTGAACAAGGGAGAAATAATGCAGGTGGCAGCAGTATTGAAGGGCTAGATTTTGTAGTGCAGGAGGTATCTTCCTCAATTCTATATCAAATTTCACG TTGCTCAAATCATGGAACATCAAACGTTGGCATCATAGAGATTCCAATCCATAATGCAGAGCAAGAAATTATTGGAATGACTGAAAGTCATGATGCTATTGGAGAGAGCTCTCGATCATTAAGTGATCATAATTCGATAAACGTGGTAAAAAGTGAGAGCAATGACTATTTGATGATGGAAGCCATTGACATAGAGATAGAGAACGGAGAAGTCCATGATTATGCAAAACAATCAATGGTTGAAGAAAAGTTAACACCAAAACAATCATCTTTGTCATCattcgaagaagaagaagaagaagaagatgatgatgatgatgatgatgatgatgatgatgatgatgatgatgatgatgatgatgatgaggaggaggaggaagaagaagaagaggaggaggaggacgATGACGACGATGATGACGACGATGACGACGATGACGACGACGACGACGGTGACGACGGTGACGATGACAATGACAATGATGACAAATATTCACCAACAGGATCATttttagaagaagaagaagaagaagaagaagactcATTGTTACAATCACCAAATTCAACAGAAGAAGATGAGGAACATTCACCAATGGGATCAAcacttgaagaagaagaagactcACCATTGCAATCATCATTGTCAATaggggaagaagatgaagaagaatattcacaaatgcaatcatcattttcaacagaagaagaagaagaagaagaagaagactcACTGTTACAATCATCAAATTCAACAGAAGAAGATGAAGAACATTCACCAGTGGGATCAAtacttgaagaagaagaagaagactcACCATTGCAATCATCATTGTCAAcagaggaagaagatgaagaagaatattcacaaatgcaatcatcattttcaaagaagaagaagaagaagaagaagaagaagaagaagaagaagaagaagaagaagaagaagaagaaagcaaAAAGATGTATAATTAGCCTTCCACTATCTGTAAACAAAGTCTAG
- the LOC108470433 gene encoding endoglucanase 17, translating to MGLSLSPLALIVLLACLTAFHQCNGNPFRKNNPFHHHHHPRFAKHNYRDALTKSIMFFEGQRSGRLPSNQRITWRRDSGLSDGAAMHVDLVGGYYDAGDNVKFGFPMAFTTTMLSWSVIEFGGLMKGELQNAKQAIRWATDYLLKATAHPDTIYVQVGDANQDHSCWERPEDMDTPRSVFKIDKNSPGSDVAGETAAALAAASLVFKRSDPTYSKLLTRRAIRVFQFADKYRGPYSNGLKKVVCPFYCSYSGYQDELLWGAAWLHRATRNPTYLNYIQVNGQILGAAEFDNTFGWDNKHVGARILLSKAFLVQRLKSLHDYKGHADNFICSLIPGAPFSSAQYTPGGLLFKMSDSNMQYVTSTSFLLLTYAKYLTSAHQIVNCGGTRVTPKRLRTIAKQQVDYLLGDNPLKMSYMVGYGPRYPQRIHHRGSSLPSVANHPAKIQCSAGFNFMKSQSPNPNILVGAVIGGPDQKDRFPDQRSDYEQSEPATYINAPLVGALTYLAHSFGQL from the exons ATGGGTCTCTCTCTTTCTCCTTTGGCGCTGATAGTCCTTCTTGCTTGTTTAACTGCTTTTCATCAGTGTAATGGCAACCCCTTCCGTAAAAACAACCCTTTTCACCACCACCATCACCCTCGCTTTGCCAAGCACAACTACAGAGATGCACTTACCAAATCTATCATGTTTTTCGAAGGCCAAAGGTCAGGGAGGCTTCCTTCTAACCAGCGGATTACTTGGAGAAGAGACTCTGGCCTCTCGGATGGTGCAGCCATGCAT GTTGATTTGGTTGGAGGATACTATGATGCTGGAGACAATGTGAAGTTCGGATTCCCTATGGCCTTCACCACCACGATGCTTTCTTGGAGTGTGATTGAATTTGGTGGGCTGATGAAAGGAGAGTTACAAAATGCCAAACAAGCCATCCGTTGGGCTACTGATTACTTGCTCAAAGCAACCGCACATCCAGACACCATCTATGTTCAG GTTGGTGATGCAAACCAGGACCATTCTTGCTGGGAAAGACCAGAAGACATGGACACTCCGAGAAGTGTTTTCAAAATAGACAAAAACTCTCCTGGTTCTGATGTAGCAGGAGAAACTGCTGCTGCGCTTGCAGCTGCCTCTTTGGTCTTCAAGAGAAGTGACCCCACTTACTCTAAGCTTTTGACTAGGAGGGCTATCAGG GTATTTCAGTTTGCTGATAAGTACAGAGGACCCTACAGCAATGGATTGAAAAAAGTTGTGTGCCCATTCTATTGCTCTTATTCTGGTTATCAG GATGAACTGCTGTGGGGCGCTGCTTGGCTGCACCGAGCCACCAGGAACCCGACCTACCTAAACTACATTCAGGTGAATGGACAGATACTTGGAGCTGCCGAGTTTGACAACACTTTTGGATGGGATAACAAACATGTCGGAGCAAGGATTCTTCTTTCCAAG GCATTTCTCGTTCAAAGACTGAAATCTCTCCATGATTACAAGGGACACGCAGATAATTTCATTTGCTCTCTCATACCAGGGGCCCCATTCTCTTCAGCTCAATATACTCCAG GTGGGCTCCTGTTTAAGATGAGTGACAGCAACATGCAATATGTTACCTCCACTTCCTTCCTGCTTCTTACCTATGCCAAGTACTTAACTTCAGCCCACCAGATCGTTAACTGCGGTGGCACCAGGGTCACCCCGAAGAGGCTCCGAACCATTGCCAAGCAACAG GTGGACTATCTGCTAGGTGACAACCCCTTGAAGATGTCCTACATGGTAGGATATGGCCCAAGGTACCCACAACGGATACACCACAGGGGCTCATCTTTGCCGTCGGTTGCAAATCACCCAGCGAAGATCCAATGCTCCGCAGGCTTCAATTTCATGAAGTCTCAATCCCCCAACCCCAACATTCTGGTGGGTGCAGTCATTGGTGGCCCGGACCAGAAAGACAGGTTCCCAGATCAACGGTCCGATTATGAGCAGTCTGAACCAGCGACGTACATCAATGCACCCCTTGTCGGAGCGTTAACTTACCTTGCTCATTCTTTTGGTCAGCTCTAG